The following proteins are encoded in a genomic region of Periophthalmus magnuspinnatus isolate fPerMag1 chromosome 21, fPerMag1.2.pri, whole genome shotgun sequence:
- the LOC117389550 gene encoding CD5 antigen-like, which yields MGLDGPWLLEHTATSPVWRVSYDCVEKSAGRHCVYDSSSFPSSSWGLEVKCSDSVRLVSGPSLCSGSVQIWDQSWTWVCEGALDQQGAEVLCRELGCGAPSLLQGALSPLEQTFHCEGHESALMDCPHSSSETCSSGAAVNLTCSEPLRLVGGASRCAGTVEVRHRGEWRRMEPDRPWLLEDTAAVCRDLDCGSAVYGEEREDFPQSPVWRVSPDCVEKSAVRHCVYGSSSSSSSSSGLEVKCSDLLNRPVISLSVSDGVSEALPQGVRVLLGSKFRVKCSVEPQYPGGSFQLLSPTAPLGQNHTLPAVNHSAHFLFSDTGPAHKGNYTCVYHLHVFNHSFSSQSPSLQLSLGASDSALIIRVLLILLLKLLYILPMLYYYCKVRARGRR from the exons atGGGGCTCGATGGACCCTGGCTCCTGGAGCACACAGCtact agtccagtgtggaGAGTCTCATATGACTGTGTGGAGAAGTCTGCAGGGAGACACTGTGTCTATGATtcttcctcctttccctcctcttcctggggtctggaggtgaagtgttcag actcggtgcgtctggtctcggggcccagtctgtgctcaggatcagtgcagatctgggaccagtcctggacctgggtctgtgaaggggccttggaccagcagggggcagaggtgctgtgcagggagctgggctgtggggctccttctctcctccagggggcgctctctcctctggagcagacgttccactgtgagggccatgagtctgctctgatggactgtccccACTCCAgctcagagacctgctcctctggagccgctgtcaacctcacctgctcag agccactcaggctggtgggaggggccagtcgctgtgctgggactgtggaggtgagacacagaggagagtggagacggatGGAGCCCGATAGACCCTGGCTCCTGGaggacacagctgctgtgtgcagagacctggactgtggctctgctgtttatggagaagagagagaggattttccacagagtccagtgtggaGAGTCTCACCTGACTGTGTGGAGAAGTCTGCAGTGAGACACTGTGTCTAtggttcttcctcctcttcctcctcttcctcgggtctggaggtgaagtgttcag atttacTGAATCGTCCGgtcatctctctgtctgtgtctgacgGGGTTTCCGAGGCCCTGCCGCAGGGGGTCCGGGTGCTgctggggtcaaagttcagggTCAAATGCTCTGTGGAGCCACAGTACCCGGGAGGCTCCTTCCAGCTCCTCTCTCCAACCGCGCCCCTCGGTCAGAACCACACCCTGCCCGCTGTCAATCACTCCGCACACTTCCTGTTCTCTGACACTGGCCCCGCCCACAAAGGAAACTACACCTGTGTTTACCACCTGCATGTGTTCAACCACAGCTTCTCCTCTCAGAGCCCCAGCCTCCAGCTCTCTCTGGGAG CTTCAGACTCAGCCCTGATCATCAGAGTCCTGCTCATTCTACTGTTGAAGCTCCTCTACATCCTTCCAAtgctctactactactgcaag GTCCGGGCCAGAGGGAGGCGCTAG
- the LOC117389470 gene encoding trace amine-associated receptor 13c-like, with protein sequence MSGSLDQDVFCYPHLNSSCRKPTHPYVEAMLIYVLLSCVSLITVALNLLVIISIAHFRLTPDSVVNSKWLGPNCFFILISERSIYIESCWNLGDIVCSSYYLIDYIITSASVANMVLISVDRYIAICDPLNYHTKVTMKRTKSCILLCWLLSVVYRMVIMHDQLKHPGMSNTCAGECVVIIHFISGAIDLVCTFVIPILIIIVLYLRVFVVAVSQARATRSHILSANMPQMGNVTAKKKELKAAGTLGIVVVVFLVCFCPYYVPSLLGEDTAVDASSVDVEIWLAHFNSCLNPVIYAFFYPWFRKSIKLILTMQIVKPGSRDWKM encoded by the exons ATGTCGGGCTCCCTGGACCAAGACGTCTTCTGCTACCCCCATCTGAACTCCTCGTGCAGAAAGCCCACACACCCGTACGTGGAGGCCATGCTCATATATGTGCTGCTGTCCTGCGTCTCCCTCATCACGGTGGCTCTCAACCTGCTCGTCATCATCTCCATCGCTCATTTCAGGTTAACCCCAGACTCTGTTGTAAAT TCAAAATGGCTTGGAccaaactgtttttttattttaatatctgaAAGGAGCATTTACATCGAAAGCTGCTGGAATCTCGGCGACATCGTTTGCAGCTCCTATTACCTCATCGATTACATCATCACGTCCGCCTCCGTGGCCAACATGGTGCTTATATCTGTCGACCGATACATCGCCATATGTGACCCTTTAAACTACCACACTAAAGTCACGATGAAAAGGACAAAGTCATGTATTTTACTGTGTTGGCTTCTGTCCGTCGTTTACAGAATGGTCATAATGCACGATCAGCTGAAACACCCAGGTATGTCCAACACTTGCGCTGGAGAATGTGTGGTCATAATTCATTTCATATCTGGTGCAATAGATCTCGTGTGCACATTTGTCATTCCCATCCTCATCATAATCGTCTTATATTTGAGGGTTTTTGTGGTGGCCGTGTCCCAAGCTCGTGCCACGCGCTCCCATATTTTATCCGCAAACATGCCGCAGATGGGGAACGTGACCGCAAAGAAAAAAGAGCTTAAAGCGGCTGGGACTTTAGGCATagttgtggttgtttttttggtctGTTTCTGTCCCTACTACGTCCCCAGTCTGTTGGGCGAGGACACTGCAGTAGATGCTTCCTCAGTGGACGTTGAGATATGGCTGGCGCATTTTAATTCATGTCTGAACCCTGTCATCTATGCCTTTTTCTACCCGTGGTTTAGGAAGTCAATCAAACTCATTCTGACAATGCAGATAGTCAAACCTGGATCTAGAGACTGGAAAATGTAA
- the LOC117389471 gene encoding trace amine-associated receptor 4-like has protein sequence MTSEHQTMEAPNEAELCFPTINNSCRRSPRPELESTVIYIVLSAITAMTVVLNLLVIISISHFRQLHTSTNLLLLSLAVTDFLVGSIQMPFQIFYFGGCWLLGDLSCVVCFVSGYLVIGVSCGNMILLSADRYIAVCDPLLYHSKVTIRRVQACVCICWISVIVHVSWIMRDFVKQPGVFNTCVGECVFVLVHPEEGIADIVISLVSPFTIITVLYLKVFTVAVSQARALRSQITSLGLQPSGAKKMELKAAKTLGVLLIVFIICCSPYYAFTLSAETPHLDPLSGVVEVWLICFNSCINPIIYAFSYPWFRKSIKHIVTLQIFKPNSRNSRIL, from the exons ATGACTTCAGAACATCAGACCATGGAAGCACCGAACGAGGCCGAGCTGTGTTTCCCAACGATCAACAACTCTTGCCGAAGGAGCCCACGCCCAGAGCTGGAGAGCACCGTCATCTACATCGTGTTATCTGCCATCACGGCCATGACTGTGGTCCTCAACCTGCTCGTCATCATCTCCATCTCACACTTCAG GCAGCTCCACACCAGCActaacctcctcctcctctctctggccGTGACAGACTTCCTCGTTGGCTCaatccagatgcccttccagatcTTCTACTTTGGGGGCTGCTGGCTGCTCGGTGACCTCTCGTGCGTCGTCTGTTTCGTCAGCGGATACCTGGTGATCGGCGTCTCGTGCGGGAATATGATTCTTTTATCGGCCGATCGGTACATAGCCGTTTGCGACCCCTTACTGTACCACTCTAAAGTGACTATCAGACGTGTTCAAGCCTGCGTTTGTATCTGCTGGATTTCTGTTATTGTTCACGTCAGTTGGATCATGAGGGATTTTGTCAAACAGCCGGGCGTCTTTAACACGTGCGTTGgcgagtgtgtgtttgtgttagtaCACCCAGAAGAAGGAATTGCTGACATAGTGATCAGTTTGGTGAGCCCTTTCACGATCATCACGGTGCTGTATTTGAAAGTGTTTACCGTTGCAGTGTCGCAGGCCCGTGCCCTGAGATCTCAAATCACCTCTCTGGGTCTGCAGCCTTCAGGGGCAAAGAAAATGGAGCTAAAAGCAGCCAAAACATTAGGGGTTCTGCTCATCGTTTTTATCATCTGTTGTAGTCCATATTATGCATTTACTCTCTCGGCTGAGACCCCTCACCTAGACCCTTTGTCTGGAGTTGTTGAGGTTTGGCTCATCTGCTTCAACTCCTGTATAAACCCCATAATCTACGCTTTTAGTTACCCCTGGTTTAGAAAGTCTATTAAACATATCGTAACACTTCAGATTTTCAAGCCCAACTCCAGGAATAGCAGGATACTTTAa